Proteins found in one Oryza glaberrima chromosome 4, OglaRS2, whole genome shotgun sequence genomic segment:
- the LOC127769726 gene encoding uncharacterized protein LOC127769726 has protein sequence MENAAGGRRAQQTQVTEERQKKMKHKAAQEIADGSSTSDTVHGAADGVCFPCGTSTATAHLLQPKHSQPQHEFWCSVVSSVFICCEPSSPTKLKLSDAGVVQANWPPPHFTRFSNGYNSSYQKVLANADMDRDSNSSTMQTQVPTNTREGPTFTQLVLGDEDFDLPPYFPEAEENNQFYQQTMNENLNMNQLGNNGIETAELEPQEHIMTFASSFGVGSQLLGSQAIEVVDVVGGLTSQWGTQLHGGHLARVISYIRAFHDPNQQILSNLVMHQSIETMWNHYAQTAEMSYSMRYPENAVTRGPQNVSGFPQTNGQINTLNNMNSEFHFLLEQAKNPENNSMRLINIRGHLSAFSIDPLGSRFIQHKLERATPAELAMVYEEIVPHAHMLAIDVFANYVVQKVFPNGN, from the exons ATGGAGAACGCAGCTGGTGGAAGAAGGGCACAACAAACGCAAGTGACTGAGGAGAggcagaagaagatgaagcaCAAGGCGGCTCAGGAGATTGCTGATGGCAGCAGCACTAGTGACACAGTACATGGTGCTGCTGATGGTGTCTGCTTCCCGTGTGGTACAAGTACAGCTACAGCCCACCTCTTGCAACCCAAGCACTCACAGCCACAGCACGAG TTCTGGTGTTCGGTGGTTTCTTCGGTCTTCATCTGCTGTGAACCGAGCTCTCCAACGAAACTGAAGTTGTCGGATGCGGGAGTGGTTCAAGCGAATTGGCCTCCTCCTCATTTCACACGATTTTCGAAC GGTTATAATTCAAGTTATCAGAAGGTGCTTGCAAATGCTGACATGGACAGAGATAGCAACAGCTCGACAATGCAAACACAAGTCCCTACTAATACGAGGGAGGGACCAACTTTCACACAACTAGTACTCGGAGACGAAGATTTTGACCTACCACCATATTTTCCCGAAGCCGAAGAGAACAATCAATTCTATCAACAAACAATGAATGAGAACCTAAACATGAACCAATTGGGCAACAATGGGATAGAAACTGCTGAGTTGGAACCTCAGGAGCATATAATGACGTTTGCATCAAGTTTTGGTGTAGGTTCACAGCTTTTAGGTTCTCAAGCAATAGAAGTAGTTGATGTTGTAGGAGGTCTAACTTCACAGTGGGGAACACAACTGCATGGGGGTCATCTTGCACGTGTAATTTCATATATCCGTGCATTTCATGACCCAAATCAGCAGATCCTTTCCAACCTCGTCATGCATCAATCTATTGAGACAATGTGGAACCACTATGCCCAAACTGCAGAGATGTCATATTCCATGAGATATCCAGAAAATGCAGTTACTCGTGGACCTCAAAATGTTTCTGGGTTTCCTCAAACCAATGGACAGATCAACACACTGAACAACATGAATTCTGAGTTCCATTTCTTGCTTGAACAAGCAAAGAATCCAGAGAACAATTCCATGCGACTCATCAACATCAGGGGCCATCTAAGTGCTTTCAG CATTGATCCGCTTGGAAGCCGTTTCATACAACATAAGCTTGAGAGAGCAACACCGGCAGAGTTAGCTATGGTGTATGAAGAAATTGTTCCTCATGCCCACATGTTGGCTATTGATGTTTTTGCCAACTACGTGGTCCAGAAGGTTTTCCCAAATGGAAATTGA